The Rhodamnia argentea isolate NSW1041297 chromosome 7, ASM2092103v1, whole genome shotgun sequence genome contains the following window.
CGGATGAGCTCAAGGAGATAGATTGAACATCTATGACCAAACCAAAGGTGTTTTGATATGCGTGCAGAAGGTGTGCACGTGTCTGATCAGATGACGCTCCATTTCTGTGTGTGTTTGTTCATGCGTGCTTGAGTTTATATGTTTGTGGTTCTGTGTGTGcctgcgagagagagagagagtaaactAGAAGAGTATGTGCAAGGTAAGCGAGTGTCAAAGGGGAATTTTTCCTAGCCTTGAGTGGATCAAGCAGATGCATCTTAGCAGAGAAACATGGGGGAAAGTTCACCTTCGTTCTATAAATATGATTCACCTACCCTGCCTAAACTCTGCCTTCCAATTTATAACCCGGTAAAAGTACCGGTCTCTATCTGTCAACATTTATGGCGACCAAGAGGAAAATAACTGTGCATACTTGGCAGTGAGTTGCATACGTTCTTAGGATGAACTATTCTTTATTCTGCAAGTGATGTTTGGTATTGTTTTGCATGCATGGATTATATACGCACCTTTACCTTTAACTGGTAATGGTGGGAGCGGTTACTTAAGTCAAATTTGGTTTCTTCCCTCCTATGAAGCTGGTGAGGAAGGTGTTGTTCTTTAGATAAGGCTTTTTACTTCAAGACGATGCCAATATGGTAAAATTAAATTGGGTCATTGGAAGATGTGGATGGAGAGAAGAGCATGACAAGAATCTTCCTCTCCTCCCAATTCTAATAAGCTTACCTTGTACTTGTTAACTGATCAAATGTATTCCCGTCCTCGCCGTTATACTGCATTTCCAATAGACTACAGAAAATATATCCCCCCTCGAGGGTCTAGCAACTAATAGCATGTATCCATCCACTCCGAGCTCGTGTTTTCTCTTGTAATGCAACTTGAGTTTTGTCCGGAGTTGTCAATGCTTTCAATTGCTTTTCACCGTGAATCCGTACCCCACTGTCATTGGGTTATTTAATGCTTTCCATTGCTCTTTTTCCAGAAGTCTGTTTGGGTTGATTTGGCTGGAACCAGCATGGGTTAGTCATTGCAAAGGTAGATGCGTATCTTGAATTTCCTTCTTGATAGAAAATTATATGCAACTTAGCACGAGCAGTAGATGCGGTTGGAAACTTGCCTTGGACATTagtctttgactttttttcacTGTACAATGTCTACATTGCCGTTGAGTAGTTGGCATACTCAGATGCGTCTTTTAGATAGAATCTTTTCTTCGCCCGAAGTTAGCTATTTGCTGGAAATTGCTCTTCTTTTAGGGTTGCAATTTGTGTCCTTGTTGCGTTCAGGTCGACGTTAGTGTTGATTACGCGGGCATAGCGTTGGCCAGGTTTAACTGGACACAACACGACTAATTCATCATGGCAACTTACGAAACACAGACCCAATCTAAGTATCGGCGTGTTAACCTGACCTGCCTCGCACAGCATTACTAAATAGCAGGTTGGCTGGTTACATAAATACACCACCGATTAGTCATGGTTGAAATGGTTTGGCCTGTATATGAACCTGCTCTCGAAGTGTGACCTATTTTGATTAGTGATCTATCCTTTGTACGAACAACTAAAACCCCCTCAATTACAACGAGCTGTCAATCTGTTAGACCAAGCTTGACCATGAGATTGGTCATATGACACTACAAAACGCATTTTTTTCAAACCGAAATTACAAAAGTTCAAGTCACAAAAGCTTCCAAATtcacatcatcatcaacaaaatagataGCTCGTGCCACATTGACTAATCGACAAACAATCATAACCATTCTTCGATTAATGAACCTTCGCGAGTATACCGGGGCCACGCGTTTAAACAGAGTCATTCTCTGGGCGTCGCTTAAGCTGTACGGGAAAGTCGAGAGCTCAAAGCGGGTTATCCTCATTGTATCCGATAAGACAACTAAATACAGATCCGAAGAGCAAGAGTTGTGTACGAAACAAAATGTCATTAAAAACAGCCCTAAATTCCTACTTTACTTTTAACACATAAAGAAGAAAGTGGGTCCGAATGCTAATGGCCTACCCCGCTCATCATCtttcgaaaaagaaagcaaTGCAATCTTTGAAACTTTTTCTATGTATATTTACTACTTCTTTGTCTGTCgtgacaaaaaccaaaaatgcacaaatctcTTTCAATTTCGTTCTGTGTGTAGTCAATCTAATTGGGGACCGATCCACACATGAGGGCGGGGGTGACATCAACTATCGTACTTGCTGGCGTCCCGCTTCTTGAACAGTGACTTCGCGAAGAGCAAGCAGACCACGCCGAACCCCACCGCGGCCGCCCCTCCTACCACTACTGCCACTGTCTTCTGTGTGTGGCGGCCGCCCCCAGTGCCGCCTTCCCCTGTTCCTGGAACAACAACCCGCAAGCCGCTTTTACTCCTTTACTTGCTCGAATCATGTCGCATGCATTGTCGGTGTGCGGAAATGGTGAACTTATGTTACTTCTCGGTAAAGGAAAGATTTTTAAGCGCTTATATGCCTGAGGCCAATTTTCTGGCCAAAGCAACGTAGTTTTGGTGGCCATCGATCTTAAACaatattctttgaaaataaatttaagagaacaaactagagagagagagagagatttctttTACCTGACAGCGACGCCGACGGAGGTGACACGCCGGCGACGCCGTTGGGGTAGTAGCTGAAGCTCACGTAGCACTTGTTCATGTACACTTGCCCTGAAATCGCCTCGCCGCACTCTGCCTCCACTCTCTCCAACGCATTCTTAACGCACCCCTCACAGTCGCCGCCAATCACAGCGTCGCCCTCGCACTGTCCCAACACATACACATTCCCGTAACTCCCCGTATAGAACCCGCCGCCGTCGACGACGCCGCTCTCCACCATCCCGAACGCCGTCTCCCTCTTCGCTCCGAACCCCGCGTCCTTCTCCGACCCGCAGACCTTGTAAACCACATCCGTGTCCGGCGCCTCCACGAAGCCGCTGATTTGGTACTTCAGATAGCACCCTTTGAGCTGGACCCTCGCGGCGGCAACGGCGCCCCCGCAGAGCTTCCGGGCCAGGTCGGGCGTCTTGCCAATGCAGTCGCCGCACTGGGCGGCGGTGAGGTCGCCCCTGCACTGGAAGAGCCCCGAGACGGCTGTTGTGCCGTCGCCAACGGTGGTGGAGTAGAAGGTCTTCTGGGAGGCCTGCGAGGTGAGTGTGGAGAGGAGGGATTGGAGGTTCTGGGCGGAAGCGTCGGTCGGGTCTGGGAGCTTCTGCTGGGCGCAGCCCTTGAACACCAGGCCGGTGAAGTCGGAAGAGGGCTCAGTGGGCGAGAGCGAGAGGAGGAGGGCGAAGAAGAAGACCCGGATGTTAATCCGAGACAGAAGCAAGCCCATCTCTTTAAGGGATGATATTGATCAGAATTTGGGTCCGGCCATTGATATGTGCTCTGTTCTTGTTGTAGGCTGACTCCTTCCTCGGGGAGTTTCTGGAAATAGGTATTCCGCTTCTTTGTCTCGATTGAAACCGAAAGCGATGAAAACAGAGCAACTTGATTGAAAACAGGGAAATTAGTAAGCGCGTATCCGATGTGTAATTCCAAATTGGTTCTGGCTTTCTCCACAGTACGGTAATTTGGGGTTTCACTTCACCTCTTTTTCGGGGGGGTcccttttgctttgctttgctttgctttgggGTGTTTTTATCTTTGCTGTTGcttttcctctcattttcttcaCAGGTCTGGTTTGACAGCTAAATGACTAAAAGACGATCTCTGTGCTTTGATTAATTCCGATAATGAACTGCTCAAAAGACAAGAACTTTGTGCGGGCTGAGTCTCGAGTTGGTGTGTGTCTCTCTTTTTCAATAATTGGAGTTGTTATTCGACCGCCTTTACTGATGTGGGGACGAAGATTAGTGCAAATCTTGCTGTTTGGACTCTGCAACAAAGCCATAGAGGGGGCAGAGTATGTATGGGAACGGTTTGATCCGATTCAGATTCGATTCTCTGTTTCTGATGCAGGGCTCTCCGGCTCAGGCCGTGACGCCTAACAAGCAACCTGGAATTTCGTTTGATGGGAGTCTGCAATTTCCattggaaaacaaaaggaaaaggcatgTTTCTCCGTATTGATTTTTGGGACGATGATTcaaatggtccctgaattttagctccctgaattttagctcaatgtataactttcttgaacttttaatttgttcgatatgaTTTCTAAACTATAGCTCAATAatcaatgtgatctctaaattgtatgaacatgtactaaaagtttagtgactatattgaatatgtaccgaaagttcataaattatattgaataaattaaaaatttcagggatcacattgcacgttCAGTTAAAGTTAAGGgaatacattgaacaaattaaattgaattaaaattctgGGATCATGTGTatcattttccctaattttttttttattgctttgtGTATTTGCTCTTTTTAGCATGGGTTCCCGCAGTACAAATCTCCTGCTGCTACTAAAATATGCACTGTCTCTCCATTACCAAACAGCTGGGTTCAGGCACACTATCAAAACTCAAATCTAAGGTTCGAATGTTCCCAAAAGTTTCCCCCGTGTATTAAAACATCAATTGGAGACTTTAATAATAGTCATATACTTCAAGTTGCTGCACGAGACGACCGTCCCATGAAATTCCACGCCGATTTCGACGCGGGTGGCGAACCAAAGAAGGCTTATAGGTGCAGAACAGGGGTCCGGGCCAAGGTCTTGAGCTCAATGTTGCCGATCCGTGTGAAAGAAGTTAGTCCGGAAACTTATCGGTTGCGCACGTAACGTCACGAGGATCTTCCTGGAGATGGTCTAGTCAAGTTGCCCTGAACATGACTTTGATTAGCAGCATGCACctgtcacccaaaaaaaaaaaaaaaatcgcagcAAGGATCTTTACCTGAACGAAAGAATAAAAGCGAAAAGTTGCTGAGAGCAACAAGCATTGGGGGGACCCTGATACGAAGAGGTGGCCAAAGAGCATCCCGATGTGTGGCTCTGAACAAAATTCTTGAATGTCACGAGTCGTTAAAGTTCCATGGCTTAACTTCTTATGCATGAAATGTCAACATTTTTAAGTAATGTTGTGTTAATTATTTGGTCATTGCATCCTTGGGCTTTGAAATTAAATcgataattagatttttttttgttggtcgaacgataattagatttttgaaaaccataaaaaaaaaaatactctaacAGGGGCATGGGCTTAAACCAGCTCTCACATGATTTAGTTAATTTGATTTGAGCCGATCTAGGTCGATTCGGGCTTGAAACGAGAAAAACACATGACTAATTTAAAACCTATCGTACAAATGCTAATTCGTTTCAGAGTTTCTACTATTGCTATTTTAGTCTTATATCGTCCCGCAAAATTTCAGTATAGTTTTTCTGGCCTATTGACGCCAGAAATAATTGATTAATGGCAGTCCAGTCATTATCCGTAGTCTTACGTGTCATGTCTGTGGATCTGGTGTGTACAACTCTACTCAAAATGACACGGTTTTGCTTATTTTCctcaatgtttttattttttttctattttctatttctttgttttttattttcttgaacatCTTTTCCGAATCCTAGGTTCTCCTATTATCCCGGACACGCAGAATAGCTGCCTCTATTTCTTGAGGAAAACGGCGAAGCTGGAATTGTGCATGTACGTGAATGAATGTGCCTGTGCAAGTTGCTCTGTTGCAGATTTTCTGAAGGCTCGGCCATGGCTCGACTGAGACCTGAAAAGGCTTGGCCATGGCTTCTTGAAGCTCGACGGCAAGTCGCTTAGAGGAGGAGTCACCGAGCTCGCCGAGATCCGGAGGCTCGGTCATGGCCATCGAGCTTGCTGAGATCTCAACGACCAGAAGCCCAACAAGCATGCAGAGGGGTGTTGAGCTCACGAGATGGGGTCAAACCGCTTCGTTTGATGGAGGTTTTGCGATCGACAGTGGATTGGTCGTGCTCTACCTTTGTTTTGCAAACATCGTGGTTCTGTTAAtctaaataggaaaaaaaattagcgaagcgacgtcgtttagtctAAAATTATTCAAGTCAGATCGCTTGTCAGGTAACGTAGGACGACCCGCGATGGCCGGACGCCATGTCCGCAATTTCCGATGTCAATAGGAAGAATTATATTGAAATGCTGcgcaaatatttaggattacgttagcaaaatttttaaaaaaataacaagtgGATTGTCatccatataataaatttatgaccaGTTagataatttgggataaaagcTTGGTCGAATCGGTGCGTAAATAGCCGCAGCCACCAAGTTTATGAGATCCGAAAGATGTTGGATATAATGTGATCGTGCCGTTCTATGCTAAATGCGTAATATCCAGGGACACAAAAAATGCCCTATGCAATCAAACACGATGAAGGGGTAATCTAGTCTGtcccatttttttcccctcataAATCCTTCAACTTTCactctagtcccaaatctacctaTACGTCCAAAAATCACCACTAGTATACTCAAAATTACGACATCAGAACCAATTAGAAGTTTATTATCGGAACCCACGTTTTCATCCACACGGGACGTAAAATTGATGTTGATAATAACAACCTTATGTTGTTGATAATATCGAAGAAATTGAATTGAGATTGGACCTaaaattgatgatttgtcaGGGAATTAGGCCTCTTATTTTCAGTTGCTAACataggtaaaaagaaaataaattgataaagaaATCCCAAAAGATGACCTTTTGTGCCTGATTAGTTTTGATAATGAACAGATCAAAAGACAAGAACTTTGTGCGGGCTAAGTCTCGAGCTAGGTGTgtgctttctttttcaaaaattggagttGTTCCTCGACGGCCTTTATTGATGGGGGCAAAAGTTGGTAAAGTGGTGGAAGATTAGTGCATATCTTAGCTTGTTAGTGCGTTGTTGGGACTCTGCAATAAAATAGGGGCAAAGAGCAGCCGTGTCATGATCGAACCGAActgaaatttcatgcattttctgttcaatttgagttttggTTCGGATCATAGAAAAATGATCGTTCTTTTTTGCCGGTTTGGGTTATTTCTGTTCGGTTAATCGAACCATACCCGAAATTCTTAACAAAAACTGAACACCCAACTTaaatctctcttctttctcaccCTACTATTCGCCTCTCTTCTCTGTTACAAAAAGCGAAAATCCCGAACCGAATCAAACCTTTCGGTTCGTGTCGCGATTTGATTCGATTCAGCTACTCACCCTATCGGTTCGATTCGattcaaatttcttgaaaatccGAACCATTGACAGTCCTAGCAAAGAGTATGTATGGGAATGGTATCATCCGATTCGAATCTCCGTACTTAGATGGGTTGCGGTGATGTAATCGTTTCCCGCTATTCGGACACATGAACACCGATAAACAACCCTACAAAAGTAGACCAAGATCCAATAAGACATGAATCTTCTTAAAAGGATGTCAATCGGTTTAGTATATGTTTTCTGGGTACAGACTTTTGGTACTTGATAATAAGTAGGTTtagcaaaaaccaaaaaaaaaaaatggcagagTTCGTGCATGTATATATGTCTGTGGAAGTACAACATTTAAAATAGGAATAAGTACgttaaaagttctaaaacttatcacgaaagtgaaatcaagtcctgaaacttttaaataatataattaagtcctaaaatttgtcgagaaagtacaatcaagttctaaaactcgtCAAATTGGTGAAATTAAATCTTTTcgttgattgtactttttgaaagttttaggacttgattgtatctttttgatttgttgtaagatttgattgcaacttttgaaaattttacgacttgattgcactttagtgataaggtttaagacttgattgcactttttgaaagttttatgactcaattgcctAAATTATACTATTGTGACACCAATGTTCCAAACCTTTATTGTATAGCCAACTATTCTAAGCTGTATTCGCAATGATTTGTCACATCGATATAAGTTTGAAGTACTTATGGCACAAAAACAATGTCGGGTATTGATGTCATCGATGGGCAAAGTTTATGACGACCTTATGGGTAACCAAAGGGCATTTTTATCAAATTTGGTGCAAGAATCTTGATGATGAAAAGAAAGTTTGGGGTATTCATGTCATCATAGACGTAATTTAGGATGTCTGATGATATCTTCTCAATAGTTTAAATAGCTTGGATTAAAGTGAAATTTTGCTTCGTCTATAAGAGTCGATTGATGCTAACAAAAGGCATGCTTTTCTCATTGATATTTTTTGGCTGCTTTGGGACTTCAATGATCAAATGCCATCTTTTGTGC
Protein-coding sequences here:
- the LOC115729554 gene encoding plasmodesmata-located protein 1-like isoform X5, translating into MGLLLSRINIRVFFFALLLSLSPTEPSSDFTGLVFKGCAQQKLPDPTDASAQNLQSLLSTLTSQASQKTFYSTTVGDGTTAVSGLFQCRGDLTAAQCGDCIGKTPDLARKLCGGAVAAARVQLKGCYLKYQISGFVEAPDTDVVYKVCGSEKDAGFGAKRETAFGMVESGVVDGGGFYTGSYGNVYVLGQCEGDAVIGGDCEGCVKNALERVEAECGEAISGQVYMNKCYVSFSYYPNGVAGVSPPSASLSDRWPPKLRCFGQKIGLRHISA
- the LOC115729554 gene encoding plasmodesmata-located protein 2-like isoform X3; the encoded protein is MGLLLSRINIRVFFFALLLSLSPTEPSSDFTGLVFKGCAQQKLPDPTDASAQNLQSLLSTLTSQASQKTFYSTTVGDGTTAVSGLFQCRGDLTAAQCGDCIGKTPDLARKLCGGAVAAARVQLKGCYLKYQISGFVEAPDTDVVYKVCGSEKDAGFGAKRETAFGMVESGVVDGGGFYTGSYGNVYVLGQCEGDAVIGGDCEGCVKNALERVEAECGEAISGQVYMNKCYVSFSYYPNGVAGVSPPSASLSGEGGTGGGRHTQKTVAVVVGGAAAVGFGVVCLLFAKSLFKKRDASKYDS
- the LOC115729554 gene encoding plasmodesmata-located protein 1-like isoform X1: MGLLLSRINIRVFFFALLLSLSPTEPSSDFTGLVFKGCAQQKLPDPTDASAQNLQSLLSTLTSQASQKTFYSTTVGDGTTAVSGLFQCRGDLTAAQCGDCIGKTPDLARKLCGGAVAAARVQLKGCYLKYQISGFVEAPDTDVVYKVCGSEKDAGFGAKRETAFGMVESGVVDGGGFYTGSYGNVYVLGQCEGDAVIGGDCEGCVKNALERVEAECGEAISGQVYMNKCYVSFSYYPNGVAGVSPPSASLSENWPQAYKRLKIFPLPRSNISSPFPHTDNACDMIRASKGVKAACGLLFQEQGKAALGAAATHRRQWQ
- the LOC115729554 gene encoding plasmodesmata-located protein 1-like isoform X4 — protein: MGLLLSRINIRVFFFALLLSLSPTEPSSDFTGLVFKGCAQQKLPDPTDASAQNLQSLLSTLTSQASQKTFYSTTVGDGTTAVSGLFQCRGDLTAAQCGDCIGKTPDLARKLCGGAVAAARVQLKGCYLKYQISGFVEAPDTDVVYKVCGSEKDAGFGAKRETAFGMVESGVVDGGGFYTGSYGNVYVLGQCEGDAVIGGDCEGCVKNALERVEAECGEAISGQVYMNKCYVSFSYYPNGVAGVSPPSASLSGVKAACGLLFQEQGKAALGAAATHRRQWQ
- the LOC115729554 gene encoding plasmodesmata-located protein 2-like isoform X2; amino-acid sequence: MGLLLSRINIRVFFFALLLSLSPTEPSSDFTGLVFKGCAQQKLPDPTDASAQNLQSLLSTLTSQASQKTFYSTTVGDGTTAVSGLFQCRGDLTAAQCGDCIGKTPDLARKLCGGAVAAARVQLKGCYLKYQISGFVEAPDTDVVYKVCGSEKDAGFGAKRETAFGMVESGVVDGGGFYTGSYGNVYVLGQCEGDAVIGGDCEGCVKNALERVEAECGEAISGQVYMNKCYVSFSYYPNGVAGVSPPSASLSGTGEGGTGGGRHTQKTVAVVVGGAAAVGFGVVCLLFAKSLFKKRDASKYDS